A genomic segment from Pseudomonas sp. M30-35 encodes:
- a CDS encoding PhzF family phenazine biosynthesis protein, translating to MQLEYHQVDAFSDRPFAGNPAIVYRLDQWLDDALMQQIAGEHNLAETAFVVKEPERWHIRWFTPATEVPLCGHATLAAAYVLFNIYAEPGEVIEFHSLSGLLRVTRVGQRLELDFPAQSIRPDEQLLGAVSAALGVAVEATFVGPELLAVVADEATVRGCLPNLAEVAKLPGMGVIVTAPGQQHDFVSRYFAPSIGIDEDPVTGAIHCSLIPYWSQRLAKLEMRAFQASARGGELHCRLAGDRVKIAGDAILVAKAMLLLEGV from the coding sequence ATGCAGCTCGAATATCATCAAGTTGATGCATTTTCTGATCGTCCATTTGCCGGTAACCCGGCCATTGTTTACCGGCTTGATCAATGGCTCGATGACGCCCTGATGCAGCAAATTGCTGGTGAGCACAATCTGGCTGAAACCGCATTTGTCGTAAAAGAGCCTGAGCGCTGGCACATTCGCTGGTTTACCCCGGCGACTGAAGTGCCGTTGTGCGGCCACGCAACGTTGGCGGCAGCTTATGTATTGTTCAATATTTACGCCGAGCCGGGTGAAGTGATTGAGTTCCACAGCCTCTCTGGGCTGCTTCGGGTGACCCGTGTTGGTCAGCGTTTGGAGCTGGATTTTCCTGCGCAAAGCATTCGGCCAGATGAGCAATTGCTAGGTGCGGTATCTGCTGCATTGGGCGTTGCTGTGGAGGCGACATTTGTCGGCCCGGAATTGCTTGCCGTGGTTGCCGATGAAGCGACTGTACGCGGTTGCCTGCCGAACTTGGCTGAGGTCGCCAAGTTGCCGGGTATGGGTGTTATCGTTACCGCACCGGGGCAGCAGCATGATTTTGTCTCGCGTTACTTTGCGCCATCAATCGGGATTGACGAAGACCCCGTGACGGGGGCTATCCATTGCAGTTTGATTCCCTATTGGTCACAACGTTTGGCCAAGCTTGAAATGCGTGCATTTCAGGCTTCTGCGCGGGGTGGTGAGCTGCATTGTCGGCTGGCGGGTGATCGGGTAAAAATTGCCGGCGACGCAATTTTGGTCGCCAAGGCTATGTTGCTATTGGAAGGTGTTTAG
- a CDS encoding ABC transporter ATP-binding protein — MTHSMLLNLHDLSCGYHEHKVVQDLNLHLNAGDIGCLLGPSGCGKTTTLRAIAGFEPVHSGEISLAGEVISSAGFTLSPEKRRIGMVFQDYALFPHLSVAQNVAFGIRKQPDCERITAELLTLVKLDHLGKRYPHELSGGQQQRVALARALAPEPQLLLLDEPFSNLDGELRRRLSHEVRDILKSRGTSAILVTHDQEEAFAVSDQVGVFKEGKLEQWDTPFNLYHEPKTPFVASFIGQGYFIRGQLLTPETVQTELGVICGDRAYIWPVGSAVDVLLRPDDIVYAPESPLKALIVGKTFLGAATLYRLQLPTGSQLESLFPSHADLQPGESVGIRVAADHLVAFAVPGSIAAHTELADSGVRRHSSGS; from the coding sequence ATGACGCACTCAATGCTGCTCAACCTGCATGACCTCAGCTGTGGCTACCACGAGCATAAAGTTGTGCAGGACCTTAATCTGCACCTGAACGCCGGTGATATTGGCTGCCTGCTCGGCCCATCAGGTTGCGGCAAGACCACAACCCTACGCGCGATTGCCGGGTTTGAACCGGTGCACAGCGGTGAAATCAGCCTTGCCGGCGAGGTGATCTCCAGTGCGGGCTTTACCCTGTCACCAGAGAAGCGGCGGATCGGCATGGTGTTTCAGGACTACGCCCTATTCCCGCATCTGAGCGTGGCACAGAACGTAGCCTTTGGTATCCGCAAGCAGCCCGATTGTGAGCGCATCACCGCCGAGTTGTTGACCCTGGTTAAACTCGACCACTTGGGCAAACGCTATCCGCACGAATTATCCGGTGGCCAACAACAGCGTGTGGCGCTGGCCCGTGCACTGGCACCAGAACCTCAATTGTTACTGCTCGATGAACCGTTCTCCAACCTCGACGGTGAACTGCGTCGACGTTTAAGTCATGAAGTCCGAGATATCCTCAAGAGCCGCGGCACCAGCGCTATTTTGGTGACTCACGATCAAGAAGAGGCCTTTGCCGTCAGCGACCAGGTGGGCGTATTCAAAGAAGGCAAGCTGGAACAGTGGGACACCCCATTCAATCTTTATCACGAACCCAAGACGCCGTTTGTCGCCAGCTTTATTGGCCAGGGTTATTTTATCCGTGGCCAATTGCTAACCCCGGAAACGGTACAAACCGAGCTGGGTGTGATCTGCGGTGATCGCGCTTATATCTGGCCGGTCGGCAGCGCGGTGGATGTATTGCTCAGACCCGACGACATTGTTTACGCACCTGAAAGCCCACTCAAAGCGCTAATCGTCGGTAAAACCTTCCTCGGAGCGGCAACCTTGTATCGCCTGCAACTGCCAACCGGCAGCCAACTGGAGTCACTGTTCCCTAGCCACGCAGATCTGCAACCAGGTGAAAGCGTGGGTATCCGCGTTGCGGCTGATCACCTCGTTGCTTTCGCCGTACCAGGCAGTATTGCGGCACACACTGAGTTGGCAGACTCGGGCGTGCGCCGTCATAGCTCAGGTAGCTAA